A region from the Pseudomonas cucumis genome encodes:
- a CDS encoding response regulator transcription factor, translated as MTPISVGHPRILSIEDDLVLGAYVHEHLGRCGFQVTWCQNGQEGLAIARQQAFDVVLMDILLPGLDGLAVLTQLRQSHSTPVVLMSALGAEADRISGFRLGADDYLPKPFSMAELRVRIEAILRRVALDRRPAPAPTAPAMDNLRFDDELCDSFMGEHAAGLTRSEYRLLDTLNRNGGEVLSKAFLYQQVLQRGYAPHDRSLDMHISQIRRKLKAIGYTEREVRTVWGKGYVLSAADEMV; from the coding sequence ATGACTCCCATCTCTGTTGGTCATCCCCGCATCCTCTCCATCGAAGACGATCTGGTGCTTGGTGCTTATGTCCATGAGCATCTGGGGCGCTGCGGTTTTCAGGTGACCTGGTGCCAGAACGGCCAGGAAGGGTTGGCCATTGCGCGCCAGCAAGCCTTCGATGTGGTGTTGATGGATATTCTGTTGCCGGGGCTGGATGGCCTGGCGGTGCTGACCCAATTGCGCCAGAGCCATTCCACGCCGGTGGTGCTGATGTCGGCGCTGGGCGCGGAGGCGGACCGCATCAGTGGCTTTCGCCTCGGCGCCGACGATTACCTGCCCAAACCTTTCAGCATGGCCGAGCTGCGGGTGCGCATCGAGGCGATCCTGCGGCGGGTGGCGCTCGATCGGCGGCCAGCGCCGGCACCGACTGCCCCTGCGATGGACAACCTGCGTTTCGACGATGAACTGTGCGACAGCTTTATGGGCGAGCATGCCGCCGGCCTGACTCGCAGCGAATATCGGTTGCTGGATACATTGAATCGCAACGGTGGTGAAGTCCTGAGCAAGGCGTTCCTTTATCAGCAGGTATTGCAGCGCGGTTATGCGCCCCATGACCGCAGCCTCGACATGCACATCAGCCAGATTCGCCGCAAGCTCAAGGCCATCGGCTATACCGAGCGTGAAGTGCGTACGGTCTGGGGCAAGGGGTATGTATTGAGTGCGGCCGATGAAATGGTCTGA
- a CDS encoding response regulator, with amino-acid sequence MLKKLGIKGRVLLLTLLPTTLMALVLGGYFTWMQQSDLQSQLMQRGEMIAEQLAPLVAPAMGRKDNDLLERIATQFLEQTDVRAVTFLAPDRTPLAHAGPTMLNQAPLGSGSQLLRRSGNDATRYLLPVFGKHRNLAGDLIPDEADRLLGWVELELSHSGMLLRGYRSLFASLLLIGAGLVGAALLALRMGRTINRPLSQIKQAVAQLKDGHLETRLPPLGSQELDELASGINRMAGTLQNAQEELQNSVDQATEDVRQNLETIEIQNIELDLARKEALEASRIKSEFLANMSHEIRTPLNGILGFTHLLQKSELTPRQLDYLGTIEKSADSLLGIINEILDFSKIEAGKLVLDHIPFNLRDLLQDTLNILAPAAHAKELELVSLVYRDTPLSLVGDPLRLKQILTNLVSNAIKFTREGTIVARAMLEEEHEDSVQLRISIQDTGIGLSNQDVRALFQAFSQADNSLSRQPGGTGLGLVISKRLIEQMGGEIGVDSTPGEGSEFWISLSLPKARDDAEDLPGPPLLGHRVAVLENHELARQALQHQLEDCGLVVTPFNTLESLANGVTGAHQTDQAIGLAVLGITSNDMPPERLNQHVWDLEHLGCRVLVLCPTTELTLFHLSVPNPHSQLQSKPACTRKLRRALSDMVNPRQQRSDPGEPLSSRAPKVLCVDDNPANLLLVQTLLEDMGAKVLAVESGYAAVKAVQNETFDLVLMDVQMPGMDGRQSTEAIRQWESERHCTPLPIVALTAHAMANEKRALLQSGMDDYLTKPISERQLAQVVLKWTGLALRNLGPERSSESNNGNELQVLDHDEGLRLAAGKADLAADMLAMLLASLEADREAIRVAREANDQNALIERVHRLHGATRYCGVPQLRAACQRSETLLKQQDAKAPGALEELERAINRLAAQARINA; translated from the coding sequence GTGCTCAAGAAACTGGGAATTAAAGGCCGCGTGCTATTGCTGACCCTGTTGCCGACCACCCTGATGGCGCTGGTTCTGGGCGGCTATTTCACCTGGATGCAGCAATCGGACCTGCAATCCCAACTCATGCAGCGTGGCGAAATGATTGCCGAACAGCTGGCACCGCTGGTGGCCCCGGCGATGGGTCGCAAAGACAACGACCTGCTGGAACGCATCGCCACCCAGTTCCTGGAACAAACCGACGTGCGCGCGGTGACTTTCCTCGCCCCCGACCGTACACCGCTGGCTCACGCCGGCCCGACCATGCTCAATCAGGCCCCTTTGGGCAGCGGTTCACAGCTGCTGCGTCGCAGTGGCAATGACGCCACGCGCTATCTGCTGCCGGTGTTCGGCAAGCACCGCAACCTGGCCGGCGACCTGATCCCCGATGAAGCCGACCGCCTGCTGGGCTGGGTCGAACTCGAACTGTCACACAGTGGTATGTTGCTGCGCGGTTACCGCAGTCTGTTCGCCAGCCTGCTGCTGATCGGCGCAGGCCTGGTCGGTGCGGCGCTGTTAGCCTTGCGCATGGGCCGGACCATCAACCGGCCATTGAGCCAGATCAAACAAGCCGTGGCACAGCTCAAAGACGGTCATCTGGAAACCCGCCTGCCCCCCCTCGGCAGCCAGGAGCTGGATGAACTGGCGTCCGGCATCAACCGCATGGCCGGTACGCTGCAGAACGCTCAGGAAGAATTGCAAAACAGCGTCGACCAGGCCACCGAAGACGTGCGTCAGAACCTGGAAACCATCGAAATCCAGAACATCGAGCTGGACCTGGCCCGCAAGGAAGCCCTGGAGGCGAGCCGGATCAAATCCGAGTTTCTGGCCAACATGAGTCATGAAATCCGCACACCGCTCAACGGCATTCTCGGCTTCACGCACTTGCTGCAAAAAAGCGAATTGACCCCACGCCAACTCGATTACCTGGGCACCATCGAAAAATCCGCCGACAGCTTGCTGGGGATCATCAACGAGATTCTCGACTTCTCGAAAATCGAGGCCGGCAAACTGGTGCTCGACCATATTCCGTTCAACCTGCGCGACCTGCTGCAAGACACCTTGAACATCCTCGCCCCGGCCGCCCACGCCAAAGAACTTGAGCTGGTGAGCCTGGTTTATCGCGATACGCCATTGTCGCTGGTGGGCGATCCGCTGCGACTCAAGCAGATCCTCACCAACCTTGTGAGCAACGCGATCAAGTTCACCCGCGAAGGCACCATCGTCGCCCGGGCCATGCTCGAAGAAGAGCATGAAGACAGCGTGCAACTGCGCATCAGCATTCAGGACACCGGCATCGGCCTGTCGAATCAGGACGTGCGCGCCTTGTTCCAGGCCTTCAGCCAGGCCGATAACTCGCTCTCCCGGCAACCTGGCGGCACCGGTCTGGGGCTGGTAATTTCCAAACGCCTGATCGAGCAGATGGGCGGCGAGATCGGCGTCGACAGCACACCGGGTGAAGGTTCGGAATTCTGGATCAGCCTGAGCCTGCCCAAAGCCCGCGACGACGCCGAAGACCTGCCCGGCCCACCCTTGCTCGGACATCGGGTGGCGGTCCTGGAAAACCATGAGCTGGCCCGTCAGGCCTTGCAGCATCAACTGGAAGACTGCGGCCTGGTAGTCACGCCGTTCAACACCCTGGAAAGCCTGGCCAATGGCGTGACCGGCGCCCATCAGACCGACCAGGCCATCGGCCTGGCAGTGCTCGGTATTACCAGCAACGACATGCCGCCGGAGCGCCTCAACCAGCATGTCTGGGACCTCGAACACCTGGGCTGCAGAGTGTTGGTTCTGTGCCCGACCACCGAACTGACGCTGTTCCACCTCTCGGTGCCCAACCCCCATAGCCAGCTGCAGTCCAAACCGGCCTGCACGCGCAAACTGCGTCGGGCCCTGTCCGATATGGTCAACCCGCGCCAGCAGCGCAGCGACCCCGGCGAGCCGCTTTCCAGCCGCGCGCCGAAGGTCCTTTGCGTCGATGACAACCCGGCCAATCTGCTGCTGGTGCAAACCCTGCTCGAAGACATGGGCGCCAAGGTGCTCGCGGTGGAAAGCGGTTACGCCGCGGTCAAGGCCGTGCAGAACGAGACCTTCGACCTGGTGCTGATGGACGTGCAGATGCCCGGCATGGATGGCCGTCAAAGCACCGAAGCCATTCGTCAGTGGGAAAGCGAGCGGCATTGCACGCCACTGCCGATCGTCGCCCTCACCGCCCACGCGATGGCCAACGAAAAACGCGCGTTGCTGCAAAGCGGCATGGATGACTACCTGACCAAACCCATCAGCGAACGGCAACTGGCGCAGGTGGTGTTGAAATGGACCGGTCTGGCGTTGCGTAATCTGGGACCGGAGCGCTCCAGCGAAAGCAATAACGGTAATGAGTTGCAGGTGCTCGACCACGACGAGGGCCTGCGCCTGGCGGCCGGCAAGGCTGATCTGGCGGCGGACATGCTGGCAATGCTGCTGGCCTCCCTGGAGGCTGACCGCGAGGCCATCCGCGTGGCCCGTGAAGCCAATGACCAGAATGCCCTGATCGAGCGAGTCCATCGCCTGCATGGGGCGACCCGTTATTGCGGCGTCCCGCAACTGCGCGCCGCCTGCCAGCGCAGTGAAACCCTGCTCAAGCAACAGGACGCAAAAGCCCCCGGCGCGCTGGAAGAACTCGAACGAGCCATCAATCGACTGGCGGCCCAGGCGCGCATCAATGCCTGA